ACAATATGTGATACAAGGAAACAGATGCTTCAACGGCACACATTCATTCCAACAGAACACAGATGCTCCAACAGAACAAGGATGCTCCAATCTTTCACCTGACAATAAGAACAAGATACAAAAGATCAACATTAGAACAcgaaacatatatattaaacagaAACTTAAGCAACAAGTTACACTTACACATAAACTACAAGGTAGAGAAACTTAAGCAACAAGATAAACTACATAACAAAAACTCCATGACAATAACGAGAACAAGCAACACAAACTTAAACCACTAAaacagaacaagaacaagaCAAACAAGACAAACCGAAACTTAAACTACTTAGACATCAACTCATCAATGAGTTTCTTCTTCAAAGCTTCTTCATAATCCGCTAGAGGTTCTTGTTTAGCAATGAAACTGTCAAATAGCTTCATCTTGTACAACCTTTCTTTTAAAGCCGAATCTTGCTTCTTGATGCTCCACATTGTCTGAAACTCAGACAGCTCCTTCCCATCAACCACTGTCTTCTTAGAACGGGCTTTTGCTACCTTAACACCCGGGGGACGATTTGTTCCTTCATCATCAAGAGCATAATCTTCTTCAACTGCTTTAGAGCTTGTTGAATGTGAACCATCctcacacttcttcttcttggagcTTCCATCATTTTTAGCCGTAGACAGCTCATACCACTTCTGGTCATTACGCAACTCTTTCCAATCATGCTCAAGAGTGAACTTTTTTTTATGGTTGTAGAAGAAGATTTCATGGGCTAGTTTGAGATCAgaacatcattctcattttgccCACTGCTTTTCTCTCTGGTTGCAGCTTCATATGCTCCACAAAACTTACAAACTAAGTCATTGATTTTGTGCCAATGATTCTTACAGTGAGATGCCTCTCTCTTTTCACAGCCAGCAAGCTTTGGACTAGCCGAGAAGTACGCAACAATGTTTTTCCAGAAAGCAAGAGACCTTTGCTCATTCCCTACTACTGGATCTTTGCTCGTGTTTAACCACGAGCTGATGAGCACTACATCGTTTGTTGGCGTCCACGTACTTCTTTCTTTACGATTGGCTTGAGTGTCTTCACCAAAGTTTGAATCATCGGTGTCTTGACTGCCTAAGAAGGGAACTTGCGATGAAGATAGTGAAACACTATCTGATACGTTACCAAAGACAGCATTTTGTTGACTGCTAAGCAGTTCAACAAAGTTTGAAGACTCAGTAAATGGATTAAAATCCATTTCCGAAGTGAAGGAGGAGAGAAATAACAGATAGGAATCTGTTGGAGatggaagagaaggaagaagtttTGAAGATGGAAGAGAGATATAACAGGTAGTACCAAAGGCATTCAACACTCAAAACAACGATTCTTTCAGGCAATTCTTTGGTGGTTTATCGAGCTCGCCTCTCAATCTCTGATCCAAGGTTGGTTTGCCGAAGTGAAGGGGTGTTCAGAGGTTTATGGAATTCTGGAGTTTGTTGGGTTGAGCGATTTGTTTGGAAGGAGAAGTGTCTCGAGCCATTTTTTGGAGTCTATCTGATGTGGTCTTTAGGTTGTCTTCCCCTTTTTGTGGCGTCTGGTTTCTGCTTCGTGTGGTCACTGGTAAGGTCTCCTCGCTCAACCTCAGTGatttatttatgatttcatttgGTGAAGCGTTGGAGCTGCGAAGCTGTGTTGTCCCTTGGTATGAAACCTACAGGGTTTTCGGAATTCTTAGTAAGGGGCTTTGGAGTTTTTGCTCAATTGCGATAGTCTTGGAGTAGTTAATCGCCAAACGTGTTCGTGTCCTTCGTTGGCTGCTCGGGTTGATGAGTTGTCTCCTCCTGGCTTCTTGTGTAGAAGAGGTGGTAAGTGTATGATTGGTCATGGTTCCTAGAGGAACGGTTTAGGGAGTTCTTCGTTCAACCCCAATAATTCAGGCTTATTTCGCTTCTCCGATCAATCATGCTTCCGGTTCTTTAAGCTTCGTCTTTCTTGAAATTTATGTTTGTTATCCAGTTTATTTGTAGGcttctttatttttctgttttctttAGACTGTGTAGTCGAATTTAGTTTCATCTCTGGCTCCGGGTGGTTTCTTGTACCACGTCGGCTCTTAGCTCCGGAAAAGTTTTATATCTTTGTCGGCTTTGTGTAAGAACTAATGCAAATCGAATTTTAATCTAatagatgataaaaaaaaaaaaaaaaaaaaaaaaactactgcGTTGATCCTGCCCTAAACACTCCATCGGTTATAAAATCGGTTGAGCAAACTCTCTCCAAATGGGACGTACCAAAACTCTTCTAATATTCTCTCGTTCGCCTTTTTGGGAAACTTACCGGTACTCATCAAACCGTCGACGCTTCATCTCTCACcaccacttctttctctctctctctctctttgactTTGGCTCTCGCTACCTTACTGTGCTCATGAACGGGTAACCTTATCCGCCGTGCGGCTCTCTACGATCTCAAACGGTTCGGTTGATAACATCAAGGCTTATTCGTTGATTGCTCCTTGTTTGTAGAACTTTCACCAGCTCTGAActcgatttttttaaaaaaaattcatcgaACGGTTGATGGACACCATCGCTGGATTCTCCGATTCGTATGAAATCAGCAACCAAAGCAGCACTATCTTATCCGCCGCGCCGGAACCAACGGATAACACCGAATCATCCGTTGTTCGTCCACCAGAGCTTTCTCCGGTGGATGTATCGGCGCTACAACTGCTCTCCAACAACCTCGAGTCCTTGTTCGACTCGCCGGAATCGTTCTACGGCGACGCCAAGCTGATTCTCGCCGATGACCGTGAAGTATCCTTCCACCGTTTCATCGTCGCAGCGAGAAGCCCCTTCTTCAAAAACGCGTTAGCAGCCGCCGCCGAGAAGGATCCGCAGAAATCCACCGCCGGTACGAAGCTCGAGCTGAAGAACATCGCGACGGATTACGAAGTCGGATTCGATTCGGTGGCGGCTGTTATGGCGTACATCTACAGCGGCAGAGTGAGGCCGCCGCCGAAAGGAGTTTCTGATTGCGCAGACGAGGATTGCCGCCACGTGTCATGCCGTCCGGCGGTGGATTTCATGGTGGAGGTTCTCTACTTGGCTTTCCTCTTCGAGATTCCGGAGTTGGTTACAATGTATCAGGTAAAGTTAGTTACAATGAATCATAGAAACGTCCTAGTTAATAATAAGAACTGTGTATTTGCATTTTCAGAGGCATTTACTGGATGTTGTAGACAAAGTTATGATAGAGGATGCTTTGGTTATACTCAAGCTTGCCAACATCTGTGGTAAAGAATGCAAGAAGCTATTTGATAAATGCACAGAGATCATTGTGAAGTCTAATGTAGATATAGTTACTCTTAACAAGTCATTGCCGCAGCAGATTGTGAAACAAGTAATTGATATCCGTAAAGAGCTTGGCTTGGAGGTACCTGAACCGGACAAACACGTCTCGAATATTCACAAGGCGCTTGAGTGCGATGATCTTGTGCTTGTCAACATGCTTCTGGAAGAAGGCCGCACGAATCTAGACGAAGCTTATGCTCTCCATTTTGCTGTTGCGTACTGTGCTGTGGAGACTGCTACTGAACTCCTGAACCGTGAGGTTGCGGATGTTAACCGTAGGAATCCGAGGGGATACACGGTGCTTCACGTTGCTGCGATGCGGAAGGAGCCGAGTTTGATAGCGTTTCTGTTGACAAAAGGTGCAAATGCGTCGGATATGGCTTTGGATGGTAGAACTGCTCTCTTGATTGCAAAGCAAGTCACTAAGGCGGGTGAGTATAATTGTATAACGGAGGAAGGCAAGGATTCTCCCAAAGGCCGACTATGCGTAGAGATACTAGAGCAACCAGAGAATCTAGGTCCGTTTCCTGAAGACGCTTCTTCTGCATGTCTTGCCCTGGCTCCTGATGCTGAACTGAAGATAAGGTTGATTGATTTTGAAAACAGAGGTATCTCTTTAACTCTCATTCCTTCATTTATTACAAGGTCAGTTCATAAGATTAGGTTCTTCAGGGCTCGTTTAAATGTATTTCCGTGTGTTCTGTTAGAAAACTGAGTGATCTAATGATAActgttatttttatatattattttttagttcaAATGGCTCGATGTCTCTTTCCAACGGAAGCACAACTTGCAATGGAACTCGCCCCGATGAAGGGAACAAGCGAGTTTACCGTGGATAGCCAAGAGCTTGACGGCACTGGTGCAAAGAGGTCAGCACCAGACCAATACATGGTACCTTTCGTATTCGAAGAAAAGCATCGGAGTAGACTAGAAGCGCTTTCAAAAACTGGTATTGATTCTCTCTCATCTACTGCCTATTAAAcaaagaaaacttttttttgaacaactaacAAAGAAGAAAACTAAAACCCATACCTGACCTTGTTTCATTTACTTTTGTATCATCAGTGGAATTCGGGAGACGCTTCTTCCCACGCTGTTCGACATTGCTCGATAAGATTGCTGACTGTGAGACCTTGAGTATACTTGCTTTCGTAGAGAAAGACACTCCTGAGAACCGAGTAGAGAAGAGGCAAAAGTACATGGAAATTCAGGAGAGTCTGCTAATGGCCTTTAGTAAAGACAATGAAGAATTTGGAAAGTCGTCTCGGTCAGGTTCCTCTTCTTCCACATCGAAATCAACAAAGAGGTCTAATGGTAAACCTTCTCACCGACGTCGTCCGTGAGACTGTTTGTTGGGGTAATATTTGctgtactaatatatttttcaattctttAGAGTCTCTGTCTATAGTTGGCTCAGTTATATGTATTCGAGCTGCAGGTGTGTTTCAAACAAATGCTGTAACTTTTTGAATCAGcgatatatacttttatgtacaTCGATAATAAACCATGATAGTGTTACAGA
The window above is part of the Brassica napus cultivar Da-Ae chromosome C8, Da-Ae, whole genome shotgun sequence genome. Proteins encoded here:
- the LOC106429484 gene encoding glutathione S-transferase T3-like, translating into MDFNPFTESSNFVELLSSQQNAVFGNVSDSVSLSSSQVPFLGSQDTDDSNFGEDTQANRKERSTWTPTNDVVLISSWLNTSKDPVVGNEQRSLAFWKNIVAYFSASPKLAGCEKREASHSHEIFFYNHKKKFTLEHDWKELRNDQKWYELSTAKNDGSSKKKKCEDGSHSTSSKAVEEDYALDDEGTNRPPGVKVAKARSKKTVVDGKELSEFQTMWSIKKQDSALKERLYKMKLFDSFIAKQEPLADYEEALKKKLIDELMSK
- the LOC106429517 gene encoding regulatory protein NPR1, translated to MDTIAGFSDSYEISNQSSTILSAAPEPTDNTESSVVRPPELSPVDVSALQLLSNNLESLFDSPESFYGDAKLILADDREVSFHRFIVAARSPFFKNALAAAAEKDPQKSTAGTKLELKNIATDYEVGFDSVAAVMAYIYSGRVRPPPKGVSDCADEDCRHVSCRPAVDFMVEVLYLAFLFEIPELVTMYQRHLLDVVDKVMIEDALVILKLANICGKECKKLFDKCTEIIVKSNVDIVTLNKSLPQQIVKQVIDIRKELGLEVPEPDKHVSNIHKALECDDLVLVNMLLEEGRTNLDEAYALHFAVAYCAVETATELLNREVADVNRRNPRGYTVLHVAAMRKEPSLIAFLLTKGANASDMALDGRTALLIAKQVTKAGEYNCITEEGKDSPKGRLCVEILEQPENLGPFPEDASSACLALAPDAELKIRLIDFENRVQMARCLFPTEAQLAMELAPMKGTSEFTVDSQELDGTGAKRSAPDQYMVPFVFEEKHRSRLEALSKTVEFGRRFFPRCSTLLDKIADCETLSILAFVEKDTPENRVEKRQKYMEIQESLLMAFSKDNEEFGKSSRSGSSSSTSKSTKRSNGKPSHRRRP